From the genome of Chanos chanos chromosome 5, fChaCha1.1, whole genome shotgun sequence, one region includes:
- the casq1a gene encoding calsequestrin-1a: MKWSLVFLGLLLSFGQLSWSQHGLDIPEYDGKDRVHDLNAKNYKSVMKKYDVMVIYYHEHVGNSRSAQKQFEVEELALELAAQVLEDLDDEDIGVGLLDEKKDKDVAKKLGLDEADSVYIFYEDEVIEYDGELSADTLVEFVYDVIEDPVEILDNEHELKGFHNIEEDIKLVGYFKNAKSEHYIAFEDAAEEFHPHIMFFATFNPKIAKKLDLKLNEVDFYEPFMDEPVVIPGKPYTEEELVEFIEENDRPTLRKLQPHNMYEIWEDDIDGEHIIAFAEESDPDGFEFLSILKEVAEDNTDNPDLSIIWIDPDDFPLLVPYWERVFDIDLSSPQIGVVEVEDADSVWLEMDDDEDMPTAEELEDWLEDVLENEIDPDDDDDDDDDDDEDDDDDDDDDDDDDDDDDDDDDDDDDDDDDDDDDDDDDDDDDDDDDDDDY; encoded by the exons ATGAAGTGGAGCTTGGTCTTTCTGGGGCTCCTGTTGTCTTTTGGACAGCTGTCATGGAGCCAGCACGGTCTGGACATCCCTGAATATGATGGAAAGGACCGCGTTCACGACCTTAACGCAAAGAACTATAAGTCTGTGATGAAGAAATACGACGTGATGGTGATCTACTACCACGAGCACGTTGGAAACAGCCGGAGTGCCCAGAAGCAGTTTGAGGTTGAGGAGCTGGCTCTAGAG CTTGCTGCCCAAGTCCTTGAGGACCTAGATGATGAGGATATCGGTGTTGGCCTGCTTGACGAAAAGAAGGATAAAGATGTTGCCAAGAAATTAG GTCTGGATGAGGCTGACAGCGTCTATATCTTCTATGAGGATGAGGTCATAGAATATGATGGAGAGCTTTCAGCAGATACTCTGGTGGAGTTTGTCTATGAT GTGATTGAAGATCCTGTTGAGATCCTTGATAATGAGCATGAGCTTAAAGGATTTCACAACATTGAAGAGGACATTAAGCTCGTGGGCTACTTCAAGAATGCAAAGTCTGAGC ATTACATTGCATTTGAAGATGCAGCTGAAGAGTTTCATCCACACATCATGTTCTTTGCCACCTTCAATCCAAAG ATTGCTAAGAAGCTGGATTTGAAGTTGAATGAAGTAGACTTCTATGAGCCATTCATGGATGAACCTGTTGTCATCCCCGGGAAGCCCTACACAGAGGAAGAGCTTGTGGAATTCATCGAGGAAAATGACAG ACCAACACTGAGGAAGCTGCAGCCACATAACATGTATGAGATCTGG GAGGATGATATTGATGGTGAACATATTATTGCCTTCGCGGAGGAGAGTGACCCAG ATGGTTTTGAGTTCCTATCAATCCTGAAGGAGGTAGCCGAGGACAACACAGACAACCCTGACCTCAGCATCATTTGGATCGACCCTGATGATTTCCCCCTG CTTGTCCCATACTGGGAGAGGGTGTTCGACATTGATCTCTCCTCCCCTCAGATTGGTGTGGTAGAAGTTGAGGAT gcTGACAGTGTGTGGTTAGAaatggatgatgatgaagacatgCCAACAGCAGAGGAGCTAGAGGACTGGCTGGAGGATGTTTTGGAGAATGAAATCGAccctgatgatgatgacgatgatgacgatgatgacgatgaggatgatgacgacgacgatgacgacgatgacgatgacgatgatgacgatgatgatgacgacgatgatgacgatgatgatgatgacgatgatgatgatgatgacgacgatgacgatgatgatgatgatgacgacgacgatgatgactATTAA
- the LOC115812141 gene encoding gastrula zinc finger protein XlCGF7.1, whose product MLALRFAQTNCVWVCLEKNTVPLSLKKVGVQESIPCVKPVRFQLSQKPFDCKLLRPCSVQLVNLLVMSGASGRKPDIHCRKGFSTPKDLRTHQGLHTGRRLCCFRECGNGIWRLQGVISHGRSLACKICGKKFKRRKILRRHERFHTGEKPYSCPKCHKTFALRKSLRRHERFHTGERPHTCSHCGKSFRLRDNLKAHLRFHTGEKPYGCTLCSKSFRIRKNLDKHRLIHSVL is encoded by the exons ATGTTAGCGCTGAGATTCGCCCAGACAAACTGTGTCTGGGTGTGCTTGGAAAAGAACACTGTGCCATTGAGCCTGAAGAAG GTTGGAGTGCAGGAGTCTATTCCCTGTGTTAAACCAGTACGTTTCCAGCTCAGCCAAAAACCTTTTGACTGCAAACTTCTGCGGCCATGCTCCGTGCAACTGGTGAACCTCCTTGTGATGTCAGGTGCTAGTGGAAGAAAGCCAGACATTCATTGCAGAAAGGGATTCTCCACCCCAAAAGACCTGCGAACCCACCAGGGACTCCACACTGGCCGACGCCTTTGCTGCTTTAGGGAGTGTGGGAATGGCATTTGGAGACTACAAGGTGTCATCTCCCATGGCAGGTCTCTTGCCTGCAAGATCTGTGGTAAAAAATTTAAGCGCAGGAAAATCTTGAGGAGACACGAGCGTTTCCACACCGGAGAGAAACCGTACTCGTGCCCTAAGTGCCACAAGACCTTCGCCTTGAGGAAGAGTCTTCGGAGACACGAGAGGTTCCACACGGGAGAAAGGCCGCACACCTGCAGTCACTGTGGCAAAAGCTTTCGTCTCAGGGACAATCTCAAGGCACATTTGCGTTTTCACACGGGTGAAAAGCCATACGGTTGTACTCTGTGCTCCAAGAGTTTTAGAATCCGTAAGAACCTAGACAAGCACAGACTGATCCATTCTGTACTCTGA